The Fulvivirga ligni genome window below encodes:
- a CDS encoding tetratricopeptide repeat protein yields MRKSIYHFFIGILLNSGCVEMSQAQDTVAYSSTDSIKKSIDALNDQAYSLYYTNVEVAKDDVKVAFELSQKINYDRGLANAYNVTGTIAWSQSDYTESLKNYFKALELFKKLKDKTGVLVTYNNIAELYKKIGEGDKGLQYLFMAQELNIEEYGEKRALISVNIGEVFEAKSDYDSATFYFMEGLNNSSITEREKAYAYNGLANVANATREYESAIYFNERALAIRKEINEIRSISNSYNKLGNIHTRLEHYDLAEQYYDSALTYSHISGARDLRMEIYDNRSKLFKGKNDFEKALEDYTAYALLKDSIFSEQKSRQIASIQNSHQTELLKQENENALLELKQRNAIITIIVILLLAVVAIAYIMYKQRLAQKNVINLLKEKNDQIQLQSEELHAQSEKMKYLNQNLENLNGTLEEKIRERTSLLKEQNKVLAEYAYINAHELRAPVATVLGLVNLLKNCELREDEEKIVNFLHDATTHLDDVIKDIKEKLERRDYDLFDHDL; encoded by the coding sequence ATGAGGAAATCGATTTATCACTTCTTTATAGGAATATTGTTGAACAGCGGCTGTGTGGAAATGAGCCAGGCACAAGATACTGTGGCATACTCGTCAACGGATTCTATAAAGAAAAGTATCGATGCACTTAATGATCAGGCCTATAGTTTATATTACACTAATGTGGAGGTGGCAAAGGATGATGTTAAAGTGGCCTTTGAATTATCTCAAAAAATCAACTACGATAGGGGGCTAGCCAATGCCTATAACGTAACTGGAACCATAGCCTGGAGCCAGAGTGACTATACAGAATCATTAAAGAACTATTTCAAGGCATTAGAGCTGTTCAAGAAGCTCAAGGATAAAACAGGTGTTCTCGTTACCTATAATAATATAGCGGAGCTCTATAAAAAGATAGGAGAAGGAGATAAAGGTCTCCAATATCTATTCATGGCTCAAGAGCTTAATATTGAAGAGTATGGAGAAAAAAGAGCCCTTATTTCGGTAAACATCGGTGAGGTCTTCGAAGCGAAGTCAGATTACGATTCCGCAACCTTTTATTTTATGGAGGGATTGAATAATTCTTCCATCACTGAGCGTGAAAAGGCTTATGCCTACAATGGTCTGGCCAATGTGGCCAATGCTACCAGAGAATATGAATCTGCCATATACTTTAATGAACGTGCCCTGGCCATCAGAAAGGAAATAAATGAAATAAGGAGCATCTCAAATTCTTATAATAAGCTGGGCAATATTCACACCCGTCTTGAGCATTACGATCTGGCAGAACAATATTATGATAGTGCTTTAACTTATTCTCACATCTCCGGCGCTCGGGATTTACGGATGGAGATTTATGATAACAGGTCGAAGCTCTTCAAGGGTAAAAATGATTTCGAAAAGGCTTTAGAAGACTATACTGCTTATGCGCTACTAAAAGATAGCATTTTTAGTGAGCAGAAGAGCCGCCAGATTGCGAGTATTCAAAACTCTCATCAAACGGAGTTATTAAAGCAAGAGAATGAAAATGCACTGCTGGAATTGAAGCAAAGAAATGCTATAATCACCATCATAGTAATTCTTCTTTTGGCGGTAGTGGCCATTGCATATATTATGTATAAGCAACGCTTAGCTCAGAAAAATGTGATCAATCTTTTAAAAGAAAAGAATGATCAGATACAGTTACAATCGGAAGAGCTGCATGCTCAATCTGAAAAGATGAAATATCTTAATCAGAACCTTGAAAATCTCAATGGCACCCTGGAGGAGAAAATTAGAGAAAGAACCAGCCTTTTAAAGGAACAGAATAAAGTGCTAGCTGAATATGCATACATCAATGCTCATGAACTTAGGGCTCCTGTAGCCACGGTCTTAGGCCTGGTAAACCTTCTGAAAAACTGTGAGCTGCGAGAAGATGAAGAGAAAATTGTTAATTTTCTGCATGATGCTACCACTCACCTGGATGATGTAATCAAAGACATTAAAGAGAAACTGGAGAGGAGAGATTATGACCTCTTCGATCACGATCTCTAA
- a CDS encoding DUF1328 family protein, with protein MLKWTVIFLIVALVAALFGFGGIAAGAAGIAKILFFVFLVLFVISLISGAVRR; from the coding sequence ATGCTTAAATGGACAGTAATATTTTTGATAGTAGCACTAGTAGCAGCCCTTTTCGGATTCGGAGGTATAGCAGCAGGTGCAGCAGGAATCGCTAAGATTTTATTCTTTGTATTCTTAGTGTTATTTGTGATCTCATTGATTTCAGGTGCAGTCAGACGCTGA
- a CDS encoding cystathionine beta-synthase: MYYNSIIEAIGNTPLVKLNSVSKGIKGTVLAKVEYFNPGNSMKDRMALKMIEDAEKEGILKPGGTIIEGTSGNTGMGLALVAIAKGYKCIFTLSDKQSQEKIDILRAMGAEVIVCPTNVEPEDPRSYYSVAKKLNKDIPNSFYPNQYDNVSNAAAHYETTGPEIWEQTEGKITHYAAGVGTGGSMCGTSKYLKEQNADVISVGIDSYGSVFKKYKETGEFDKNEIYPYMTEGIGEDILPKNVDFSLIDHFVKVTDKDGAIMTRRLAREEGLFVGWSCGSAVHGALEYAKENLQEGDTMVIILPDHGTRYLAKVYNDNWMKNHGFLEAREFATAKDIVTKKNGSGKLYTIDKSRSVGEVMQVLNKEGIDQVPVVENNEFVGSVSTTKLLEKLIEDPNLREKPVSEIMDDPMPFVAMNNTLDVLSSMINKDNKAVLVRDAADEVHIITQHDLLAAISN, translated from the coding sequence ATGTACTATAATTCCATTATTGAAGCCATAGGAAATACACCATTGGTGAAGCTGAACAGCGTTAGTAAAGGTATTAAAGGAACTGTCCTGGCTAAGGTAGAGTATTTTAATCCGGGTAATTCTATGAAGGATAGAATGGCCTTAAAAATGATAGAAGATGCTGAAAAAGAGGGTATTCTAAAGCCTGGAGGCACTATCATAGAAGGTACATCTGGTAATACTGGTATGGGACTAGCCCTGGTAGCCATAGCTAAAGGCTACAAGTGTATCTTCACGCTTTCTGATAAGCAGTCTCAGGAGAAAATAGATATTCTTCGTGCTATGGGTGCTGAAGTTATAGTATGTCCTACTAACGTAGAGCCGGAAGATCCCAGATCTTACTATTCTGTGGCTAAAAAGCTAAATAAAGATATCCCTAACTCATTTTACCCTAACCAGTACGATAACGTTTCAAATGCGGCAGCGCACTATGAGACAACCGGACCTGAGATATGGGAACAAACTGAGGGGAAAATAACGCACTATGCTGCAGGTGTAGGAACTGGTGGATCAATGTGTGGTACTTCTAAATATTTGAAAGAGCAAAATGCGGATGTTATATCTGTTGGTATAGACAGTTATGGATCAGTATTCAAAAAATATAAAGAGACTGGAGAGTTCGATAAGAACGAAATCTACCCTTACATGACCGAGGGTATAGGTGAGGACATTTTACCCAAAAATGTGGATTTTAGTCTCATTGACCACTTCGTGAAAGTAACCGATAAAGACGGTGCTATCATGACTAGAAGATTAGCCAGAGAAGAAGGTCTATTCGTAGGCTGGTCTTGTGGATCTGCTGTTCATGGTGCTCTGGAATATGCCAAAGAAAACCTACAAGAAGGTGATACTATGGTGATTATACTACCAGATCATGGTACAAGATACCTGGCCAAGGTGTATAATGACAATTGGATGAAAAACCATGGATTCTTAGAGGCTAGAGAGTTTGCCACGGCTAAAGATATTGTAACGAAAAAGAATGGTTCAGGTAAGCTTTATACTATTGATAAGAGTCGTTCGGTAGGTGAGGTAATGCAGGTCTTAAATAAGGAAGGCATTGACCAAGTGCCTGTGGTTGAGAACAATGAGTTTGTGGGTAGCGTTTCCACAACCAAATTATTAGAAAAGCTTATAGAAGATCCAAACCTTCGTGAGAAGCCTGTTTCTGAGATTATGGATGACCCTATGCCATTCGTAGCCATGAACAATACCTTGGATGTACTGTCTTCCATGATTAATAAAGATAACAAAGCAGTATTAGTAAGAGATGCTGCAGATGAAGTGCATATTATTACTCAACATGATTTATTGGCCGCTATCTCAAACTAG
- a CDS encoding carboxypeptidase-like regulatory domain-containing protein — protein MQLIRLYFLPFLITVLFSNLSYSQEKLKVTVVNAEDLTPVPFATISFPELKYGFSANGNGQFILPLDKTYENQMLAVTNIGFETFQKRTKDLINTDTIFLQPKVTVLSEIVVRAKKENPEDLVKNVEKELGNFLRKDSYYLYGFYTETIQKNEKYEGYTEAYGVFNISGYQPGYNRKNPLFSYDIAQWKNMRRSNYSLSSECDTQRQRTLEIDKLSKAKSEYLYNGPFNKINKNEFRYTIDSLTTYDSTDVFVIGFTSLDTKEHDYSGRAYIKADDYALLEMEIYDENANEVLYDDCKISKIKLRFDLSFTKIADKYYLRKADLTTEYFINTDALTERITLIGGEFKDNSVADLNYDQRMIMYNEMINPVIFYTPDFWEQQNRPIDESIAEDLNDEKTLYEQFKFNNGKRVIPLPDEYSNYEQMYKERDIFRMFLNANY, from the coding sequence ATGCAATTAATAAGACTATATTTTTTACCCTTCCTCATCACCGTTTTATTTTCCAACCTTAGCTATTCTCAAGAAAAACTTAAAGTAACTGTGGTGAATGCTGAAGACCTTACCCCAGTACCTTTCGCTACCATTTCATTTCCTGAACTTAAATATGGTTTTAGTGCCAATGGCAATGGTCAGTTTATACTTCCTTTAGATAAGACCTATGAGAATCAAATGCTGGCTGTAACTAATATAGGATTTGAAACCTTCCAGAAGCGAACCAAAGATCTTATAAATACTGATACCATCTTTCTTCAACCCAAAGTGACAGTACTAAGCGAGATTGTGGTAAGAGCTAAGAAAGAAAACCCTGAAGATTTAGTAAAAAATGTGGAGAAGGAATTAGGCAACTTCCTACGCAAAGATTCTTACTATCTCTATGGCTTCTATACCGAAACCATTCAAAAAAATGAGAAATATGAAGGATATACTGAAGCCTACGGCGTATTCAACATATCAGGCTACCAACCAGGCTATAATAGAAAAAATCCGCTTTTTAGCTATGATATTGCGCAATGGAAAAACATGCGCAGATCTAACTACTCGCTTAGTTCAGAGTGCGACACCCAACGCCAGAGAACTCTGGAGATAGACAAATTATCAAAGGCCAAAAGTGAGTATTTATACAATGGCCCTTTTAATAAAATCAATAAAAACGAATTTCGATATACGATAGACAGCCTCACCACCTATGACAGCACTGATGTCTTCGTGATAGGCTTTACTTCACTGGACACCAAAGAGCATGACTACAGCGGAAGAGCTTACATAAAAGCAGATGACTATGCCCTATTGGAAATGGAGATCTATGATGAAAACGCCAATGAGGTACTCTATGATGATTGTAAAATATCGAAAATAAAACTTCGCTTTGATCTATCGTTTACCAAAATAGCAGACAAGTATTATCTAAGAAAGGCAGATCTCACAACAGAATATTTTATTAACACTGATGCCCTAACAGAACGCATTACGTTAATAGGTGGTGAGTTTAAAGACAATTCGGTGGCAGACCTTAATTATGACCAGCGAATGATCATGTATAATGAAATGATCAATCCTGTAATATTCTACACACCAGATTTCTGGGAACAACAGAACCGACCGATCGATGAAAGCATTGCTGAGGATTTAAATGATGAAAAAACTCTTTACGAGCAATTCAAATTTAATAATGGAAAAAGAGTAATCCCTCTGCCTGATGAATACTCTAATTATGAGCAGATGTACAAAGAGAGGGATATCTTCAGAATGTTTCTCAATGCGAACTACTAA
- a CDS encoding type II toxin-antitoxin system HicA family toxin — protein MSKKQKLIDRFLGMPSDFHYDEMVQLLSYFGYSEVKKGKTSGSRVKFRNDAGINILLHKPHPSGIMKKYQMKQIKETLGI, from the coding sequence ATGTCTAAGAAACAAAAACTTATAGATAGATTTCTAGGCATGCCATCTGATTTTCATTATGATGAGATGGTTCAGCTACTAAGCTATTTCGGATATAGCGAGGTTAAGAAAGGAAAAACCTCAGGATCTCGAGTTAAGTTTAGAAATGATGCTGGCATCAACATATTACTTCATAAACCACACCCAAGTGGAATCATGAAAAAATATCAGATGAAACAAATAAAGGAAACATTAGGAATATGA
- a CDS encoding type II toxin-antitoxin system HicB family antitoxin has product MKYLKYKGYTGSIEYSPEDNLMYGKVLGIKGLISYEGQTGKQLEEDFKEAVDTYLEDCKEENSKPEKPFKGSFNVRIPSSLHQQAALLAMETQTSLNSLVTEAIRFRISKEV; this is encoded by the coding sequence ATGAAATACCTGAAATATAAAGGCTACACAGGAAGTATTGAATATAGCCCTGAAGACAATTTAATGTATGGAAAAGTACTAGGAATAAAAGGTCTCATATCTTATGAGGGTCAAACTGGGAAGCAGCTCGAAGAAGATTTTAAAGAGGCTGTAGATACTTATCTTGAGGATTGCAAAGAGGAAAATTCAAAGCCTGAGAAACCCTTTAAAGGAAGTTTTAATGTGCGGATTCCTTCAAGCCTCCATCAGCAGGCAGCTCTTTTGGCTATGGAAACCCAAACTTCGCTGAACAGTTTAGTCACAGAAGCCATCCGATTTCGTATTTCAAAAGAGGTTTAG
- a CDS encoding PD-(D/E)XK nuclease family protein, with protein sequence MKKFIQEIAEKILQEHGDHLADVTVIFPNRRAGLFLRESLREAVTKPTWSPNVLSFQDFISLQSPTQTADKLFLTHQLFEVYSKVMKTGEGFDRFYYWGQMLLKDFDDVDKYLVNTENLYTNLSKQKQLDLTFDFLMPEQKEIIQKFWQGFDQTKSEQKERFEFVWDRLFKVYTTFQKTLKDQNLAYEGMQYRYVADNLSRIQFKKADGPVIFGGFNALNLAEERIISYFIENKNAEIIWDLDAYYVEDKNQEAGNFLREYKGKNIFASSFPAENPQFFKEEKNIEIIGVPQYVGQAKVVGQRLGELLEADPDLDLRKIAVVLADEALLFPLLHSLPDGIGAINVTMGFPLAYAPINSLIEHILDLQRTIRKDPDDNVLYSFKPVLAILRHPLVLPFDLENIEALAESIEKDNKVFLMEGDLVDLPLIKTIFRPAQDDLVTYISDILLSLHNGSEASGIEVEYIHHFYQILNRYAEVLATSDRKTDLASFSRLFKQLIRTERLPFSGEPLKGLQIMGVLETRNLDFEHVFVLSMNEDFFPSQGGKHSFIPYNLRKAYGLPNFDQQDAIYAYLFYRLLQRASNIEMYYNTEGNDLGGEEMSRFLQQLIHESGFAIQQKVLANYAELEESRVISVPKDEAVLKSLERYLVGGEHSYKRLSPSALSTYLDCRLRFYYRYVADLYEKDDIDEDVDARSLGNVLHYAMEVLYKDYLDERNSGVTIRKEDFKSIRLRLERAAVKAFREQFSVSEDRVFYFEGKNIIAKEIIKDFMNSILKLDEQYAPFDIIGLEKKYELNIPVELADSEKVVGLRGTIDRLDRKDNNVRLIDYKTGQDKHNFEDIESLFDRKKKNKVAFQTMYYALLYEREKMPEETMVPAVFNKDALFLGEDVLLSHRKFGSVRNAEFYLPEYTEELKKLLVELFDKEVPFDQTDDEQKCKFCAYNNICARG encoded by the coding sequence ATGAAAAAATTTATTCAGGAAATAGCGGAGAAAATTCTCCAGGAGCATGGTGATCACCTCGCTGATGTCACTGTAATATTTCCTAACCGTAGGGCCGGATTGTTTTTGAGGGAGAGTCTTCGCGAAGCCGTAACCAAACCTACATGGTCTCCGAATGTGCTTTCTTTTCAGGATTTTATATCGCTACAATCTCCAACTCAAACGGCAGACAAGCTTTTTCTTACCCATCAGCTTTTTGAAGTTTACTCCAAGGTGATGAAAACAGGAGAAGGGTTTGACAGATTTTATTATTGGGGGCAAATGTTGCTTAAAGACTTTGATGATGTAGATAAATATCTGGTGAACACCGAGAATTTGTATACTAACCTAAGCAAACAAAAGCAGCTCGATCTCACCTTTGATTTTCTAATGCCCGAGCAGAAGGAGATCATCCAGAAATTCTGGCAGGGCTTTGATCAAACTAAATCTGAGCAAAAGGAGCGTTTTGAGTTTGTGTGGGACAGGTTGTTTAAAGTTTACACTACCTTTCAGAAGACGCTTAAAGATCAGAATTTGGCCTATGAAGGAATGCAATATCGCTATGTGGCTGATAATCTGAGTCGTATACAATTTAAGAAAGCCGATGGTCCGGTGATTTTCGGTGGGTTCAATGCTTTGAATCTGGCCGAGGAAAGGATAATCAGCTACTTCATAGAAAATAAGAATGCCGAAATTATCTGGGATCTTGATGCTTATTATGTAGAAGATAAAAATCAGGAAGCAGGTAATTTTCTTAGGGAATACAAAGGCAAAAATATATTCGCGTCCTCCTTCCCTGCGGAGAATCCTCAGTTTTTTAAAGAAGAAAAAAATATTGAGATCATAGGTGTGCCGCAGTATGTGGGGCAGGCTAAGGTGGTAGGTCAGCGTTTGGGAGAGCTTCTGGAAGCTGATCCTGATCTGGATCTGAGAAAAATTGCAGTGGTACTGGCCGATGAGGCTTTATTGTTTCCATTGCTCCATTCATTGCCTGATGGCATAGGTGCCATAAATGTAACCATGGGTTTTCCTCTGGCGTATGCACCGATTAATAGCCTTATTGAGCATATTCTGGATTTACAACGTACTATCCGTAAAGATCCTGATGACAATGTGCTTTACAGTTTCAAACCGGTATTGGCCATTTTAAGACATCCGTTGGTGTTACCTTTTGACCTGGAGAATATTGAAGCGCTGGCAGAATCTATTGAAAAGGATAACAAGGTGTTTCTTATGGAGGGAGATTTGGTTGACCTGCCTCTGATAAAAACCATTTTCAGGCCTGCTCAGGATGATCTTGTGACCTATATTTCTGATATTTTACTTTCCTTACACAATGGATCAGAGGCCTCTGGCATTGAGGTGGAGTATATCCATCATTTTTATCAGATTCTTAACCGATATGCTGAGGTACTTGCCACCTCAGATAGAAAGACTGATCTGGCTTCTTTCAGTAGATTGTTCAAGCAGCTCATTCGCACTGAGCGTCTTCCATTTTCAGGAGAACCACTCAAGGGACTTCAAATCATGGGGGTGCTGGAAACCAGAAATCTGGATTTTGAGCATGTATTTGTCCTTTCAATGAATGAAGATTTCTTTCCATCGCAAGGTGGTAAGCATTCTTTTATACCATATAATCTACGAAAGGCTTACGGTCTGCCCAATTTTGATCAGCAAGATGCCATCTATGCTTATCTTTTTTACAGGCTATTGCAGCGGGCCAGTAATATAGAGATGTACTATAATACTGAAGGTAATGACCTTGGAGGTGAAGAAATGAGCCGATTTTTGCAGCAATTGATCCATGAATCAGGCTTTGCAATACAACAAAAAGTGTTAGCTAACTACGCCGAACTGGAGGAAAGCAGAGTGATCTCAGTGCCGAAGGATGAAGCTGTTCTGAAAAGTTTAGAAAGGTATTTGGTAGGAGGTGAGCATAGTTATAAAAGGCTGTCTCCATCTGCGTTAAGCACTTATTTAGATTGTAGACTTAGATTCTACTATAGATACGTGGCCGATCTTTATGAAAAGGATGATATAGATGAAGATGTGGATGCTCGTTCTTTAGGTAATGTGCTTCACTACGCCATGGAGGTGCTTTATAAAGATTATCTCGATGAACGAAACTCAGGTGTAACCATTAGAAAAGAGGATTTTAAGAGCATCCGTTTAAGGCTTGAAAGGGCGGCAGTCAAAGCTTTTCGGGAACAGTTTTCAGTAAGCGAGGATCGTGTTTTCTATTTTGAGGGTAAAAACATTATTGCTAAGGAGATTATAAAGGATTTCATGAACAGCATATTAAAGCTGGATGAGCAGTATGCTCCCTTTGATATCATAGGCCTGGAGAAAAAGTATGAGCTCAATATCCCTGTGGAGTTGGCTGATTCTGAGAAGGTTGTAGGCCTTAGAGGCACCATCGATAGACTAGACAGAAAGGATAATAACGTCCGCCTGATTGATTACAAAACTGGTCAGGATAAGCACAATTTCGAAGACATAGAAAGTCTTTTTGATAGAAAAAAGAAGAATAAGGTGGCCTTTCAGACCATGTATTATGCTTTGCTCTATGAGAGAGAAAAGATGCCAGAAGAAACCATGGTTCCTGCTGTATTTAATAAAGACGCACTCTTCCTGGGAGAAGATGTACTGCTCTCACATAGAAAATTTGGTAGCGTAAGAAACGCTGAGTTTTATCTGCCTGAATACACCGAAGAACTTAAGAAACTTTTGGTGGAGCTATTTGATAAAGAAGTGCCGTTTGACCAAACTGATGATGAACAAAAGTGTAAATTCTGTGCCTATAATAATATTTGTGCCAGGGGGTAG
- a CDS encoding glycoside hydrolase family 15 protein translates to MEVKDNDYNPIANYGVIGNQNTIALVGMDSSIDFMCFPRFDSPSIFASILDKDKGGRFQIIPDLKEVDYKQQYLPDTNVLVTRFLAYEGMVEVTDFMPVKSLEENCELIRKVTVIRGKVSFKMNCQPRFDYARAKGTVTQKNKNHVYFKDGDQAKFIRLISDMDLEINDTDATAEFVLEEKQTASFVLEAVNSEEDESQNFSNLNEKIHELFTETVNYWKDWISQSNYKGQWLDMVNRSALTLKLLTSHKFGAPVAAATFGLPEHIGGKRNWDYRFTWVRDAAFTMYAFIRLGYTKEAGHFMDWIRQQFDKNLDDKHELQLMYGVDGKADLHEEELNHLEGYKNSRPVRIGNEAYSQLQLDIYGELMDSIYLYDKYGEPVTYDFWKSLSKQIEYVCDNWNKADHGIWEIRSEEKEFLYSRVMCWVALDRGVRLAEKRSFPYPFERWRKIRDEIFENVYEEFWNEDMQAFVQYKGAEVLDASALLMPLVRFISPYDPKWQSTMKAIEEKLATDSLVYRYDTSDNVDGLESEEGTFSVCSFWYVECLCRGGELEKARLFFEKMLSYGNHLGLYAEQIGLRGEQLGNFPQAFTHLGLISAAYAINRSLNKTNMD, encoded by the coding sequence ATGGAAGTAAAAGATAATGACTATAATCCTATAGCCAATTACGGCGTAATAGGAAATCAAAACACAATAGCACTGGTAGGCATGGATAGCTCCATCGACTTTATGTGCTTTCCACGGTTCGATTCACCATCTATTTTTGCTTCCATTCTGGACAAGGACAAGGGTGGCCGCTTTCAAATCATTCCAGATTTGAAGGAGGTAGATTACAAACAGCAATATCTTCCTGATACTAATGTTCTGGTAACCAGATTTTTAGCTTATGAGGGAATGGTGGAGGTTACAGACTTTATGCCTGTAAAATCATTGGAAGAAAACTGTGAACTGATCAGAAAGGTGACTGTAATCCGTGGGAAGGTATCCTTCAAAATGAATTGCCAGCCCCGCTTTGATTATGCGCGGGCGAAAGGCACTGTAACGCAGAAGAACAAAAACCATGTTTATTTTAAAGATGGCGATCAGGCTAAATTTATCAGGCTTATTTCTGATATGGATTTGGAGATCAATGACACTGATGCTACCGCTGAGTTTGTGCTGGAAGAAAAGCAAACAGCTAGCTTCGTGCTGGAGGCTGTCAATTCTGAGGAAGATGAATCACAGAATTTCAGCAACCTGAATGAAAAAATTCATGAACTGTTTACCGAAACCGTAAACTATTGGAAAGACTGGATCAGCCAGTCGAATTACAAAGGCCAGTGGTTGGATATGGTAAACAGATCAGCGCTCACATTGAAGTTGCTTACCTCACATAAGTTCGGAGCACCTGTGGCTGCTGCCACTTTCGGTTTGCCAGAGCACATAGGAGGCAAGAGAAATTGGGATTATAGATTCACCTGGGTGCGAGATGCCGCCTTTACCATGTATGCTTTCATTAGACTTGGTTATACCAAAGAGGCCGGTCATTTCATGGACTGGATACGCCAGCAGTTCGATAAAAACCTGGATGATAAACATGAGCTTCAGCTGATGTATGGCGTAGATGGAAAAGCAGATCTGCATGAAGAAGAGCTCAATCACCTGGAAGGGTACAAAAATTCCAGACCAGTACGTATTGGTAATGAAGCTTACAGCCAGCTACAGCTCGATATTTACGGTGAGTTAATGGATAGTATCTATCTCTATGATAAATACGGAGAGCCTGTTACCTATGATTTTTGGAAGTCACTCTCCAAGCAGATTGAATATGTGTGTGATAACTGGAACAAGGCTGATCATGGTATTTGGGAAATTAGATCTGAAGAAAAGGAATTTCTTTATTCTAGAGTAATGTGCTGGGTGGCGTTAGATAGAGGTGTAAGGTTAGCCGAAAAACGCTCATTCCCATATCCATTTGAGAGATGGAGAAAAATCCGTGACGAGATTTTTGAAAATGTATACGAAGAATTCTGGAATGAAGACATGCAGGCCTTCGTTCAGTACAAAGGAGCCGAGGTGCTGGATGCATCTGCGCTTTTAATGCCATTGGTAAGATTCATCAGTCCTTATGATCCTAAGTGGCAATCTACGATGAAGGCCATAGAAGAAAAGCTGGCTACAGATTCTTTGGTTTACAGATACGATACTAGTGATAACGTGGATGGACTGGAGTCTGAGGAGGGAACTTTCTCAGTGTGTTCTTTCTGGTATGTGGAATGTCTATGTCGTGGTGGTGAACTTGAAAAAGCACGTTTATTTTTTGAAAAAATGCTTTCTTATGGTAATCACCTTGGGCTTTACGCAGAGCAAATAGGCCTTCGAGGAGAGCAGTTGGGTAATTTCCCACAGGCATTTACGCACTTGGGGCTTATCAGTGCTGCTTACGCTATCAATAGATCATTAAATAAAACCAACATGGATTAG
- a CDS encoding glucose 1-dehydrogenase: MKKLENQTAIITGSSSGIGQGIAIEMAKEGANICINYLSSEEGAEETQEEIEKVGGKSIIVQADTSKPKEVSNMFEQTIKAFGTVDIVVSNAGVQKDASFLDMSIDDWKSLIDINLNGQFICAKEAAKEFLRRGIVEERSKAAGKIICMSSVHDIIPWGGHINYATSKAGILMFVKTLAQELGKHKIRVNALSPGAIKTKINEEVWKDEESREKLLELIPYQRIGEPEDIGKAAVWLASDDSDYVQGQTIYVDGGMTLYPGFSDNG, from the coding sequence ATGAAGAAATTAGAAAATCAAACCGCAATAATAACTGGTTCCAGCTCAGGCATAGGTCAGGGCATAGCTATTGAAATGGCTAAAGAAGGAGCTAACATTTGTATTAATTATCTTAGTAGTGAAGAAGGAGCTGAGGAAACTCAGGAAGAAATAGAAAAGGTGGGTGGTAAATCCATCATTGTTCAGGCAGACACCAGCAAACCTAAAGAGGTGAGCAATATGTTTGAGCAGACTATCAAAGCATTTGGCACTGTGGATATCGTGGTCAGCAATGCTGGGGTGCAGAAAGATGCCTCTTTCCTGGATATGTCAATCGATGATTGGAAGAGCCTTATAGATATCAACTTAAATGGCCAGTTCATCTGTGCTAAAGAAGCAGCCAAAGAATTTTTAAGAAGGGGAATTGTGGAGGAGCGCTCTAAGGCAGCTGGTAAAATCATCTGTATGAGCTCAGTACATGATATCATTCCCTGGGGAGGGCATATTAACTATGCTACATCCAAAGCAGGTATACTCATGTTTGTGAAAACATTGGCTCAGGAGCTAGGTAAGCATAAAATTCGTGTTAATGCGCTAAGTCCTGGTGCTATCAAAACTAAAATAAACGAAGAGGTCTGGAAGGATGAAGAATCCAGAGAAAAGCTATTGGAATTAATTCCTTACCAGCGTATTGGTGAACCAGAAGACATTGGCAAAGCTGCTGTGTGGCTGGCTTCAGATGATTCTGATTATGTGCAAGGTCAAACTATTTATGTAGATGGTGGCATGACATTGTATCCAGGTTTCAGTGATAATGGTTAA